In Candidatus Cloacimonadota bacterium, the following proteins share a genomic window:
- the lpxD gene encoding UDP-3-O-(3-hydroxymyristoyl)glucosamine N-acyltransferase yields the protein MRIFKTPLNPEVIASRIQGKTIIQQNNVLNNVAELSKANAASVCFYENPKFLDNLKSCDAGLIFVPADFDENLKPDSNLICVEKPYINFMMLVRTWLELDKPSPEKKIADSAVVSNTAKIGENVQILENCVIGENVTIGNDTIIEPNCVIKENTEIGNGCHFFPNVTVYDNCIIKSNVILHSGVVIGADGFGYLLHEGIQNKVPQVGNVIIEDEVEIGANSAIDRAAIGSTIIGKGTKIDNLVQVGHNCIIGKNSILCAQVGLAGSTEIGDLVYLAGQVGVAGHLKIEDGVMVGAQSGVSHTIPANTKVFGTPAIDAGLRKRIMASEKKLPELVKYYKKNLKKKDKK from the coding sequence ATGAGAATTTTCAAAACTCCCTTGAATCCTGAAGTGATCGCTTCCAGGATTCAAGGGAAAACAATTATCCAGCAAAACAACGTTCTGAATAATGTAGCAGAACTATCCAAAGCAAACGCTGCTTCGGTTTGCTTCTACGAAAATCCCAAATTCCTGGATAATCTGAAAAGCTGTGATGCCGGACTCATTTTCGTTCCAGCAGATTTTGATGAAAACCTGAAACCAGATTCGAATTTGATTTGTGTGGAAAAACCATACATCAACTTTATGATGCTGGTTCGCACCTGGTTGGAGCTGGATAAACCCTCGCCAGAAAAGAAAATAGCAGATTCTGCTGTAGTTTCTAACACAGCAAAGATCGGAGAGAATGTTCAAATCCTGGAAAATTGCGTGATTGGTGAAAATGTAACAATAGGAAATGATACAATAATCGAACCAAACTGCGTAATAAAAGAAAACACTGAAATCGGAAATGGATGTCATTTCTTTCCCAACGTAACTGTTTATGATAATTGTATAATCAAAAGTAATGTCATTCTTCATAGCGGAGTTGTTATCGGAGCTGATGGTTTTGGTTACCTTCTTCATGAAGGAATTCAGAACAAAGTTCCCCAAGTGGGAAATGTGATAATAGAAGATGAAGTGGAAATCGGTGCAAACTCTGCAATCGATAGAGCTGCTATTGGTTCTACGATAATTGGCAAAGGAACAAAGATCGATAACCTGGTACAAGTTGGGCATAACTGTATAATTGGTAAAAATTCCATTCTTTGTGCTCAAGTAGGATTGGCAGGCAGCACCGAAATTGGTGATCTGGTTTACCTTGCCGGTCAAGTAGGAGTTGCCGGTCATCTTAAGATAGAAGATGGCGTGATGGTTGGAGCGCAATCGGGCGTTAGCCACACAATTCCTGCCAATACAAAAGTTTTTGGAACTCCAGCAATAGATGCAGGCTTGCGAAAAAGGATCATGGCTTCCGAAAAGAAATTGCCCGAATTGGTAAAATATTACAAGAAGAACCTGAAGAAAAAGGACAAAAAATGA
- the lpxA gene encoding acyl-ACP--UDP-N-acetylglucosamine O-acyltransferase: MKIIHPTAVIDPKAVIGDNCNIGPYCIIDEDVVMGDNNTLQSNVLITGNTKIGSGNKFFHGAAVGADCQDLKYKGEPTELVIGDNNVFREFCTLNRSATLNEPTKIGSNCLLMAYSHVAHNCLLGNNIIMANAVNLAGHVTIQDFVIIGGMTAVSQFITIGKYAFVGGKSGVSKDVPPFTRGGGHPYKIVGLNSIGLQRKGFSSKIISSIKEIYKIFYTSGLNVTQAKEKMKEYPNLNKDQQMFFDFIKNSKRGITR, encoded by the coding sequence ATGAAAATTATTCATCCCACTGCAGTAATTGATCCTAAAGCTGTAATTGGAGATAATTGTAATATCGGTCCCTATTGCATTATTGATGAAGATGTCGTAATGGGAGACAATAACACACTTCAATCTAATGTTCTGATAACCGGAAACACAAAAATCGGCAGTGGAAACAAATTCTTCCATGGAGCTGCTGTTGGAGCAGATTGTCAGGATTTGAAATACAAAGGTGAACCAACAGAACTTGTCATCGGTGATAATAATGTTTTCAGGGAATTTTGCACTTTAAATAGAAGCGCAACTCTAAACGAACCTACCAAGATCGGATCAAATTGCCTATTGATGGCATATTCTCACGTTGCTCATAATTGTTTGCTGGGAAATAATATTATAATGGCAAATGCTGTAAATCTGGCTGGACATGTAACGATTCAAGACTTTGTAATTATTGGCGGAATGACAGCTGTAAGTCAATTCATAACAATTGGGAAGTATGCTTTTGTCGGAGGTAAATCGGGAGTTTCAAAAGATGTTCCTCCTTTCACTCGTGGTGGCGGACATCCCTACAAAATAGTTGGATTGAATTCTATTGGATTGCAACGTAAAGGATTTTCCAGTAAGATAATTTCCTCGATCAAAGAAATTTATAAAATCTTCTATACTTCTGGTTTGAACGTTACTCAAGCCAAAGAGAAAATGAAAGAATATCCGAATTTGAACAAAGATCAGCAGATGTTCTTTGATTTTATAAAAAATTCCAAACGGGGAATTACCAGATAA
- a CDS encoding bifunctional UDP-3-O-[3-hydroxymyristoyl] N-acetylglucosamine deacetylase/3-hydroxyacyl-ACP dehydratase: MSERKRTIKDDVSYRGVGLHSGETSTITFKPANKDYGIIFVRTDLEGSPEIPADIDHVIDISRGTTIGIKEATVATIEHVLAAIKGLNIDNIRIEVNGPEVPVADGSSIVFLELLKKAGIKEQDAEREYMEITEAISFSSPEDNVDIVIVPSDSLKVTFMVDYKQKALGTQYTWLPTLEVFEKDFASARTFCFLHEIIQLKEAGLIKGGSLKNALVVADPDTTEEEISRLKNIFGYEGKIEVGSDGLLNHTPLRYYNEFVRHKVVDLLGDIALLGVPIKGHILAARSGHKTNVELVKKLRKIHKKQVFQKMYQKKKNEEVVFDINAIQRILPHRYPFLLVDKIIEFDVGEKIVGLKNVTINEPFFPGHFPGHPVMPGVLQIEAMAQTGGIMLLNALDDPAKYVAYFASINNVKFRKPVLPGDTLRMELTVISLKRSLAKMHGDAYVGTTKVCEADFLAKVMKK; encoded by the coding sequence ATGAGTGAAAGAAAACGTACGATCAAAGACGATGTAAGTTATCGTGGAGTTGGACTGCATTCTGGTGAAACTTCAACAATCACTTTCAAACCTGCCAACAAAGACTACGGCATCATATTTGTTCGAACAGACCTGGAAGGAAGTCCGGAAATTCCAGCAGATATTGATCATGTGATAGATATTTCCAGGGGAACAACGATTGGCATAAAAGAAGCCACTGTAGCTACAATAGAACATGTTCTTGCTGCCATCAAAGGTCTGAATATAGACAATATCCGCATCGAAGTGAACGGCCCTGAAGTTCCGGTAGCAGATGGAAGTTCTATTGTATTTCTGGAATTATTGAAGAAAGCAGGAATAAAGGAGCAGGATGCTGAAAGAGAATACATGGAAATTACTGAAGCGATCTCTTTCTCTTCTCCCGAAGATAACGTTGATATCGTAATCGTTCCTTCCGACAGCTTAAAAGTTACATTTATGGTAGATTACAAACAGAAAGCATTGGGAACGCAATATACCTGGCTGCCCACTCTGGAAGTGTTCGAAAAAGATTTTGCTTCGGCTCGTACGTTCTGTTTTCTACACGAAATAATACAACTTAAAGAAGCCGGACTTATCAAAGGTGGTTCACTCAAGAATGCCTTGGTTGTAGCCGATCCAGATACAACAGAAGAAGAAATTTCTCGATTGAAAAACATTTTTGGTTATGAAGGCAAAATAGAAGTCGGTTCTGATGGACTATTGAATCACACACCACTGCGCTATTACAATGAATTTGTACGTCATAAGGTTGTAGACCTGCTAGGAGATATCGCACTTCTGGGAGTTCCGATAAAAGGTCATATTCTTGCTGCTCGATCTGGTCATAAAACCAACGTGGAACTTGTAAAAAAACTTCGTAAGATCCACAAAAAGCAAGTTTTCCAGAAGATGTATCAAAAGAAAAAGAATGAAGAAGTGGTTTTTGACATAAATGCTATTCAAAGAATTTTACCACATCGTTATCCTTTCCTTTTAGTAGATAAGATCATTGAATTTGATGTTGGTGAAAAAATTGTCGGCTTGAAAAATGTAACCATCAATGAACCATTTTTCCCGGGACATTTTCCCGGTCATCCTGTAATGCCAGGTGTTCTGCAAATAGAAGCTATGGCTCAAACAGGTGGAATAATGCTGCTGAATGCTCTGGATGATCCTGCTAAATACGTTGCTTATTTTGCTTCTATAAATAATGTAAAATTCCGTAAACCGGTTTTACCTGGCGATACATTGCGAATGGAACTCACGGTTATCTCTCTAAAACGTTCACTTGCCAAAATGCATGGTGATGCTTATGTGGGAACTACAAAAGTTTGCGAAGCAGACTTCCTGGCAAAAGTGATGAAAAAATAA